A genome region from Clostridia bacterium includes the following:
- a CDS encoding ABC transporter permease, whose protein sequence is MKVLDKRLFRTLKNAKAQYGAVVIIICIGLATLIGLSNTAQNMDNSLNEYYHSYQFADLFAEFTPVPVNVVADLKKIREIEKVEARIVTDVRVDIGREPYPVLRLVSIIPHQEINRLYVQKGRIPQIGDERGIALLNVFAEANNLVVGDEITLIIRGEVFPVTIMGIVDSPEYIYAIQDIKNMLPDNLNFGVGFINLSLLQEITGLSGQINNVVFTLSPGVDEKNIRDKIKEDFKGYGLKNIVTRDDHVSHALMDMEIEQLKRMSQVVPFMFLGIAVLVIYMLVSRLVQTDRVIIGILKATGYNNYEVMAHYLKLSLILGLTGAFLGVGMGYLMANFVTRLMITYFHLPLLEIQFSYQLVIIGFLLITLFCSTAGLMAVRKIVNIVPAEAMCPVVVSSGKKGLLEQWVPKLWIRITFSWKLVLRGIGRNLRRFALSVMGVALTYGIILFALYFFNVWNVVINAQFGEMENYDYTVSFIQPVNSEIITEMCSLSSITVIEPYMELPFRVVSGWREQTILARALSKTTELYQFRNEAGKIVSLPTKGVFLSQGFAKSLGIVEGDLVALSSYATKGQTFLVPVKAIVDQYLGSGLYLSWEQLECLTGQKGVFSGVVLNSSADIKRVFQNMPNIESIHSSADLVDIFTEYWGMIIASMGFIVFLGGLLGFAILYNTISVSLSERRRELSSLRILGFSQKEIFRLIIRENMLALLVGILSGIPLGKIMIVGLMNAILTGSTGEMFYFPTAITPITYLLTAVFVFGFMCFTLFVIRRKVYNLDFLEALSSRFT, encoded by the coding sequence ATGAAGGTACTGGATAAAAGGCTTTTTCGTACTTTAAAGAATGCAAAAGCACAGTATGGAGCTGTGGTCATTATAATTTGTATTGGCTTGGCTACTTTGATTGGCTTAAGTAATACAGCACAAAATATGGATAATTCACTAAATGAATATTATCATTCTTATCAATTTGCCGATTTATTTGCTGAATTTACTCCGGTGCCGGTAAATGTAGTGGCAGACTTAAAGAAAATAAGAGAAATAGAAAAAGTTGAGGCTAGGATTGTAACAGATGTGCGGGTTGATATTGGAAGAGAGCCATATCCGGTTTTACGTTTGGTAAGTATTATTCCTCATCAGGAAATTAATCGTTTATATGTACAAAAGGGAAGAATTCCTCAAATAGGTGATGAGCGGGGCATTGCTTTGCTTAATGTTTTTGCGGAAGCAAATAATCTTGTGGTGGGTGATGAAATCACTTTGATTATTCGTGGGGAAGTGTTTCCGGTTACTATTATGGGTATAGTTGATAGCCCGGAATACATTTATGCCATACAAGATATTAAAAATATGCTTCCGGATAATTTGAATTTTGGTGTTGGTTTTATTAATTTATCCCTTTTACAAGAAATTACGGGACTCTCTGGACAAATAAATAATGTTGTTTTTACATTATCCCCGGGGGTAGATGAAAAAAATATTAGGGATAAAATTAAAGAAGATTTTAAAGGTTATGGTTTAAAAAATATTGTCACTAGGGATGATCATGTTAGTCATGCTTTAATGGATATGGAAATTGAACAGTTAAAACGCATGTCACAAGTAGTACCTTTTATGTTTTTAGGTATAGCCGTTTTGGTGATTTATATGTTAGTTTCTCGTCTTGTACAAACTGATCGTGTTATTATTGGTATTCTTAAGGCTACTGGTTATAACAATTACGAGGTAATGGCTCATTATTTAAAATTATCATTAATTTTGGGTTTGACAGGTGCTTTTTTAGGTGTTGGAATGGGATATTTAATGGCTAATTTTGTAACACGTTTAATGATTACTTATTTCCATTTACCTTTATTGGAAATACAGTTTTCTTATCAACTTGTTATTATCGGTTTTCTTTTGATAACACTATTTTGTAGTACAGCCGGTTTAATGGCCGTACGTAAAATAGTGAACATTGTTCCCGCAGAGGCTATGTGTCCTGTGGTTGTTTCCTCTGGTAAAAAAGGTTTACTTGAACAATGGGTGCCTAAATTGTGGATACGCATCACTTTTAGTTGGAAATTAGTACTTAGGGGTATTGGGCGTAATTTGCGTCGTTTCGCCTTATCAGTAATGGGGGTAGCGTTAACTTATGGTATTATATTATTTGCCCTTTACTTTTTTAATGTTTGGAATGTGGTTATTAATGCTCAATTTGGGGAAATGGAAAATTATGATTATACGGTATCTTTTATTCAACCGGTAAATTCGGAAATTATTACCGAAATGTGTTCCTTAAGTTCCATTACTGTAATTGAACCTTATATGGAATTACCTTTTCGAGTAGTTAGTGGGTGGCGGGAACAAACAATTTTGGCTCGGGCATTATCTAAAACTACCGAACTGTATCAATTTAGAAATGAAGCAGGTAAGATTGTTTCTTTGCCTACCAAAGGAGTTTTTCTTTCACAGGGGTTTGCTAAATCTTTGGGAATAGTTGAGGGAGATTTAGTTGCATTATCTTCTTATGCTACTAAAGGACAAACATTTTTAGTCCCGGTAAAGGCGATAGTGGATCAATACTTAGGTTCGGGTTTGTATCTTTCATGGGAGCAACTGGAATGTTTAACAGGACAAAAAGGGGTTTTTTCTGGTGTAGTACTCAATTCTTCCGCAGATATTAAGCGTGTTTTTCAAAACATGCCTAATATTGAATCTATCCATTCCAGTGCAGATTTAGTAGATATTTTTACCGAATACTGGGGGATGATTATTGCTTCTATGGGCTTTATAGTTTTCTTGGGAGGACTTTTAGGTTTTGCCATTTTATATAATACTATTTCAGTTAGTCTTTCTGAACGTAGGCGAGAACTTTCTTCTTTGAGGATATTAGGTTTTTCACAAAAAGAAATTTTTCGGTTGATAATTCGCGAAAATATGCTTGCTTTGTTAGTAGGTATATTATCGGGGATTCCTCTTGGTAAGATAATGATTGTAGGTTTAATGAATGCTATTTTGACAGGTTCCACAGGTGAAATGTTTTATTTCCCGACCGCAATCACGCCAATAACCTATTTATTAACAGCAGTTTTTGTGTTCGGGTTTATGTGTTTTACTCTTTTTGTTATACGTCGTAAGGTTTATAATTTAGATTTTTTGGAAGCATTATCAAGTCGATTTACTTGA